A region from the Medicago truncatula cultivar Jemalong A17 chromosome 6, MtrunA17r5.0-ANR, whole genome shotgun sequence genome encodes:
- the LOC112422571 gene encoding uncharacterized protein produces the protein MINMQDTNQRLNNLSCQMEKMQLQLSDIDIQLSNRLLHEKRTDVSTENEEVSEIGEEGVDQTEEGATLDGCGEIESAKEIEMPHKEEFPQERPYTEEAETIENEEVMEVTEKKERILIKEESMEGKGKKVNKVEIDRIIDEICALFNKPNLGRIWTPHHLYLKFMEFLPKRRITKDDVLSVSFRPP, from the coding sequence ATGATAAACATGCAAGATACTAACCAAAGATTGAACAATTTATCATGCCAAATGGAGAAAATGCAGCTGCAACTTTCAGACATTGATATTCAACTCAGCAATCGACTCCTTCATGAAAAGCGCACAGATGTTTCAACTGAGAATGAGGAAGTTAGTGAGATTGGTGAGGAAGGAGTTGATCAAACTGAGGAAGGAGCAACATTAGACGGATGTGGTGAGATTGAAAGTGCAAAAGAAATAGAAATGCCACACAAAGAAGAATTTCCTCAAGAACGGCCATATACTGAAGAGGCCGAAACtattgaaaatgaagaagtgATGGAGGTGACAGAGAAAAAGGAACGGATACTAATCAAGGAAGAATCAATGGAAGGAAAGGGGAAGAAAGTGAACAAGGTGGAGATTGATCGGATCATAGATGAGATATGTGCCTTGTTCAATAAACCAAATTTAGGGAGGATATGGACTCCACATCActtgtacctaaagttcatggAATTCCTTCCAAAGCGCAGGATTACAAAAGATGATGTGTTGTCCGTTTCATTTCGGCCACCCTAA